A genome region from Anolis carolinensis isolate JA03-04 chromosome 6, rAnoCar3.1.pri, whole genome shotgun sequence includes the following:
- the LOC100551676 gene encoding 7-alpha-hydroxycholest-4-en-3-one 12-alpha-hydroxylase gives MNFWETVLSAFLASLLAIILGGLYTIGAFRKRRPKEPPLDKGFIPWLGYAIQFRKSPAEFLERMRKKHGDIFTVLVGGNYINFVADPHTHEPLMKEPKEKLDFEKFSSTVVHNAFGFQPTQVHHHAVQTISKKFLNGKHLSELNQVMMEKLQISMLKGHGPGNGQRTWHQAGLFHFSYKTIFQAAFLSLFGTKSDKESGSKDSSVETNLAQCEKIFEIFHKFDHYFPQLAVKLLDPIGQAETQKLQSILWGILSVDKLYQRDDINSWVVENDREMVNIGMTEKMRTQFLLLLLWASQANTGPATFWIILYLLKHPEAMKAVREELGRVLKETGQEVKPGSPFLSLALDKIKTPLLDSAIQETLRLKGSVFIIRGVMEDIDIKMGDGREYILRKGDTLFLFPYIGLHMDPEIYPDPQTFKYDRFINPDGTKKEFYKNGKLLKHYIMPFGGGSTMCPGRYFAVSEMKMFVILMLVYFDVELVNAEEDMPPTDEARCGFGAASPSHDIQFRYRLRCSD, from the coding sequence ATGAATTTCTGGGAGACGGTGCTTTCTGCTTTCCTCGCCTCCCTTTTGGCCATCATTCTTGGTGGCCTTTATACAATCGGGGCCTTTCGCAAGAGGAGACCCAAAGAACCTCCGTTGGACAAAGGCTTCATTCCTTGGCTCGGATATGCGATACAATTCAGGAAGAGTCCTGCAGAGTTTTTGGAAAGAATGCGAAAGAAACATGGAGATATCTTCACCGTCTTGGTTGGTGGCAATTATATAAATTTTGTGGCAGATCCACATACGCACGAACCCTTAATGAAGGAACCCAAAgaaaaactggattttgaaaagttttcaTCAACGGTTGTTCATAATGCATTTGGTTTCCAGCCCACTCAAGTTCATCATCATGCTGTGCAAACAATTAGCAAGAAGTTTCTGAATGGGAAGCATCTCAGTGAACTGAACCAAGTGATGATGGAGAAATTGCAAATTTCAATGCTTAAAGGCCATGGCCCAGGCAATGGGCAAAGAACTTGGCATCAAGCTGGACTCTTCCATTTCAGCTACAAAACTATTTTCCAAGCAGCTTTTCTGTCTTTATTCGGCACCAAGTCAGACAAAGAAAGCGGAAGCAAAGACAGTTCAGTAGAGACCAATCTAGCACAATGTGAAAagatatttgaaatatttcataAATTTGACCATTATTTCCCACAACTTGCTGTCAAACTGCTGGATCCCATAGGACAGGCGGAGACACAGAAATTACAGAGCATCTTGTGGGGCATTCTGTCCGTAGATAAACTGTATCAGAGGGACGACATCAACAGCTGGGTGGTTGAAAATGATCGGGAGATGGTTAACATTGGAATGACGGAAAAGATGAGGACTCAGTTCTTGCTTCTGCTTCTCTGGGCATCTCAAGCTAACACTGGTCCAGCCacgttctggattattttgtACCTTTTGAAACATCCAGAAGCAATGAAGGCAGTGAGGGAAGAACTGGGCAGAGTCCTCAAGGAGACGGGCCAGGAGGTGAAGCCAGGAAGCCCCTTCCTCAGTTTGGCTTTGGATAAAATAAAGACCCCTCTTCTGGACAGCGCAATACAGGAAACGTTGCGCTTGAAAGGAAGTGTTTTTATTATCAGAGGTGTCATGGAAGACATAGATATTAAGATGGGAGATGGCAGGGAATATATATTGCGGAAAGGGGACACTCTGTTTCTTTTCCCCTACATTGGATTGCACATGGATCCGGAAATTTACCCTGATCCTCAGACTTTCAAATACGACAGATTCATCAACCCGGATGGCACCAAAAAGGAATTCTATAAGAATGGGAAACTGCTGAAACATTACATTATGCCATTCGGGGGTGGATCTACCATGTGCCCCGGGCGCTATTTTGCTGTCAGTGAAATGAAGATGTTTGTGATCTTGATGCTTGTCTACTTTGACGTGGAGCTGGTGAATGCCGAAGAGGACATGCCGCCAACAGACGAAGCACGGTGTGGCTTTGGGGCTGCCAGTCCTTCCCACGATATCCAGTTCAGGTATCGTCTGAGATGCTCAGATTAA